A window of Lysobacter terrestris contains these coding sequences:
- a CDS encoding helix-turn-helix transcriptional regulator — MRRADRLFLLIHALRGRRSAITAQQLAQTLQVSLRTVYRDVADLQLSGVPIEGEAGVGYMLRKGADIPPLMFNEDELEALVVGTRFVRAFGGERLGRGATAALLKIEAVLPDALRERSRRTRIFAPQVAGRIENSGLIDALHAAIERRQVLRLDYRDGHGAVSAREVEPLALAFWGGTWTLGAWCRLRGDFRSFRPDRIAAHAPSGEIFADDPARNLDAYLRAVGTRSTG; from the coding sequence ATGCGCCGCGCCGACCGCCTGTTCCTGCTGATCCATGCCCTGCGCGGCCGCCGTTCGGCGATCACCGCGCAGCAGCTCGCGCAGACCCTGCAGGTCTCGCTGCGCACGGTCTACCGTGACGTCGCCGACCTGCAGCTGTCGGGCGTGCCGATCGAGGGCGAAGCCGGCGTCGGCTACATGCTGCGCAAGGGCGCCGACATCCCGCCGCTGATGTTCAACGAGGACGAGCTCGAAGCCCTGGTGGTCGGCACGCGTTTCGTCCGTGCCTTCGGCGGCGAGCGCCTGGGCCGTGGCGCCACCGCGGCGTTGCTGAAGATCGAAGCGGTGCTGCCCGACGCCTTGCGCGAGCGCAGCCGCCGCACCCGCATCTTCGCCCCGCAGGTCGCGGGCCGCATCGAGAACAGCGGCCTGATCGACGCGCTGCACGCGGCAATCGAACGCCGCCAGGTGCTGCGCCTGGACTACCGCGACGGTCACGGTGCGGTCAGCGCGCGCGAGGTGGAACCGCTCGCGCTCGCCTTCTGGGGCGGCACCTGGACGCTGGGTGCGTGGTGCCGGTTGCGCGGCGACTTCCGCAGCTTCCGCCCGGACCGGATCGCGGCGCACGCGCCCAGCGGCGAGATCTTCGCCGACGATCCGGCGCGCAACCTCGACGCCTACCTGCGCGCGGTGGGTACGCGCAGTACGGGATAG
- the pdxR gene encoding MocR-like pyridoxine biosynthesis transcription factor PdxR: MDLVLDGDGPLYLQLARALREAMAAGRLGNGTRLPSSRELAYDLQLSRTTVVAAYEHLRTEGFIAGRVGSGSYVTSPWTAPVRPPPPRRAVVAQSDFSRRTRAYCALDDIPGRRPPGMRHAFQFGVPMVNTALTAQWVRELARAAPYVQPGYPRIQGLPALREAVARHVGRSRGVACNADDVLIVGGTQQALALIARVLLDPGDEVALEEPHYFAARTLLQVHGARLTGVPVDADGLQVERLPDPAAKLTYVTPSHQFPTGAVLSHERRLALLEYARMGSGWIVEDDYDGEFRHDQQPVRALQELDRDGRVLYIGSFSKTLFPALRLGYVIMPAGLKDDLLAAKWTDDFACPPLDQAALANFISAGGYERHLRQVTRKLAERRRLLRTLLAEHCGDRLDITDSHAGMHLVAWVRDMPASEGEALVRAAAERKLALYSIAPCYLQPPDRTGLIMGYSAMSPGEIRDAVALFARCLALFPRRSEGERKRPALYLARSSW; encoded by the coding sequence ATGGACCTGGTTCTCGACGGAGATGGACCGCTGTACCTGCAATTGGCCCGCGCCCTGCGCGAGGCCATGGCCGCCGGCCGGCTCGGCAATGGCACCCGGCTGCCGTCCAGCCGCGAGCTGGCGTACGACCTGCAGCTCTCGCGCACCACCGTGGTCGCCGCCTACGAGCACCTGCGCACCGAGGGCTTCATCGCCGGGCGCGTGGGCTCGGGCAGCTACGTGACGTCGCCGTGGACCGCGCCGGTGCGGCCGCCGCCGCCGCGCCGCGCGGTCGTCGCCCAGTCCGATTTCAGCCGGCGCACGCGCGCGTACTGCGCGCTCGACGACATCCCCGGCCGGCGCCCGCCGGGCATGCGCCACGCGTTCCAGTTCGGCGTGCCGATGGTGAACACCGCGCTGACCGCGCAATGGGTACGCGAACTCGCGCGCGCCGCGCCGTACGTGCAGCCCGGCTATCCGCGCATCCAGGGACTGCCGGCCTTGCGCGAGGCGGTGGCGCGCCACGTCGGCCGCAGCCGCGGCGTGGCCTGCAACGCCGACGACGTACTGATCGTCGGCGGCACCCAGCAGGCGCTGGCGCTGATCGCGCGCGTTCTGCTCGATCCGGGCGACGAAGTGGCGCTGGAAGAGCCGCATTACTTCGCCGCGCGCACGCTCCTGCAGGTGCACGGCGCGCGCCTGACCGGCGTGCCCGTCGACGCCGACGGCCTGCAGGTCGAGCGCCTGCCCGATCCGGCGGCGAAGCTGACCTACGTCACCCCCTCGCACCAGTTCCCGACCGGCGCGGTGCTCTCGCACGAACGCCGCCTCGCCCTGCTCGAATACGCGCGGATGGGTTCCGGCTGGATCGTCGAGGACGACTACGACGGCGAATTCCGCCACGACCAGCAGCCGGTGCGGGCGCTGCAGGAACTCGACCGCGACGGCCGCGTGCTCTACATCGGCAGCTTCTCCAAGACCCTGTTCCCGGCGCTGCGCCTGGGCTACGTGATCATGCCGGCGGGGCTGAAGGACGACCTGCTCGCGGCGAAGTGGACCGACGACTTCGCCTGCCCACCGCTGGACCAGGCCGCGCTGGCCAATTTCATCAGCGCCGGCGGCTACGAACGCCACCTGCGCCAAGTGACGCGCAAGCTCGCCGAACGCCGCCGGCTGCTGCGCACGCTGCTCGCGGAACACTGCGGCGACCGTCTCGACATCACCGACTCGCACGCTGGCATGCACCTGGTCGCCTGGGTGCGCGACATGCCGGCCAGCGAAGGCGAGGCGCTGGTCCGCGCCGCCGCCGAGCGCAAGCTCGCGCTGTATTCGATCGCGCCCTGCTACCTGCAGCCGCCGGACCGCACCGGCCTGATCATGGGCTACAGCGCGATGTCACCGGGCGAGATCCGCGATGCAGTGGCGTTGTTCGCGCGGTGCCTGGCGCTGTTCCCGCGCCGCAGCGAGGGCGAGCGCAAGCGTCCGGCGTTGTACCTGGCGCGCAGTTCGTGGTGA
- a CDS encoding MFS transporter, with translation MHLARTASPAAASGRLPLALYALTVGAFGIGTTEFVIMGLLLQVAADLKVTIAAAGLLISGYALGVFVGAPLLTAATAKLPRKAALVALMLIFTLGNLACALAPNYTVLMAARVLTSLAHGTFFGIGAVVATGLVAADRKASAISIMFTGLTVATLLGVPAGAWLGLHFGWRATFWAVALIGVIATVVIATLVPADRGDRRGIALREEVQVLARPQVLLGLAATVLGYAGVFAVFTYIQPLLTRISGFSESAVSPILLVFGVGMIAGNLIGGKLADRRLLPALVGSLTLLALVLGAMTFAVHSQVAAVLFTGLLGAAAFATVAPLQLRVLQQARGAGESLASSFNIAAFNLGNAIGAWLGGAVITHGLGLGAIPWTAALLTVGGLAIVLWSVRLQARSERAPVLATCSAD, from the coding sequence GTGCACCTCGCCCGCACTGCTTCCCCGGCCGCCGCATCCGGCCGCCTGCCCCTGGCGTTGTACGCGCTGACCGTCGGCGCCTTCGGCATCGGCACCACCGAGTTCGTGATCATGGGCCTGCTGCTACAGGTCGCGGCCGACCTCAAGGTAACGATCGCGGCCGCCGGCCTGCTGATCTCCGGTTATGCGCTGGGCGTGTTCGTCGGCGCGCCGCTGCTCACCGCCGCGACCGCGAAGCTGCCGCGCAAGGCGGCGCTGGTCGCGCTGATGCTGATCTTCACCCTCGGCAACCTCGCCTGTGCGCTGGCGCCGAACTACACGGTGCTGATGGCGGCGCGCGTGCTCACCTCGCTCGCGCACGGCACGTTCTTCGGCATCGGCGCGGTCGTCGCGACCGGCCTGGTCGCCGCCGACCGCAAGGCCTCGGCGATCTCGATCATGTTCACCGGCCTCACCGTGGCGACGCTGCTCGGCGTGCCGGCGGGCGCCTGGCTCGGTTTGCACTTCGGCTGGCGCGCGACGTTCTGGGCCGTCGCACTGATCGGCGTGATCGCCACCGTGGTGATCGCGACGCTGGTGCCGGCCGACCGCGGCGATCGCCGCGGCATCGCGCTGCGCGAGGAAGTACAGGTGCTCGCGCGGCCGCAGGTGCTGCTCGGCCTGGCGGCGACGGTGCTCGGCTACGCCGGCGTGTTCGCGGTGTTCACCTACATCCAGCCGCTGCTCACCCGCATCAGCGGTTTCAGCGAGAGCGCGGTGTCGCCGATCCTGCTGGTGTTCGGCGTCGGCATGATCGCGGGCAACCTGATCGGCGGGAAACTCGCCGATCGCCGCCTGCTGCCGGCGTTGGTCGGCTCGCTCACGCTGCTCGCGCTCGTGCTCGGCGCGATGACCTTCGCCGTGCACAGCCAGGTCGCCGCGGTGCTGTTCACCGGCCTGCTCGGCGCCGCCGCGTTCGCCACCGTCGCGCCGTTGCAGCTGCGCGTGCTGCAGCAGGCACGGGGCGCGGGCGAGAGCCTCGCCTCCAGTTTCAACATCGCCGCCTTCAACCTCGGCAACGCCATCGGTGCGTGGCTGGGCGGCGCGGTGATCACCCACGGCCTCGGTCTCGGCGCGATTCCGTGGACCGCGGCGCTGCTGACGGTTGGCGGCCTGGCGATCGTGCTGTGGAGCGTGCGTCTGCAAGCGCGCAGTGAACGCGCACCGGTGCTCGCGACCTGCAGCGCCGACTGA
- a CDS encoding LysR family transcriptional regulator translates to MDRLGDIALFLRVLDLGSISAAARSLDLSVAVASQRLKRLERDLGVRLLHRTTRQLHPTAEGLLLAEQGRVLVEDLESLADGLRKAGSGVAGTLRVTMSSTFGRLYVSPLLPEFLALHPGVRVSVDLNDQKVDLVSAGMDLGIRIGALDDSSLVARRIAGNQRVLCASPEYLRAHGEPQVPADLARHDCLLLVGAQGRNDVWRLQDGGHEVAVRVQGRLEANQGELLRDAAVAGLGIALHSTWHVNGDLRAGRLRVVLPGYPLADTGIHAVMPQRRLVPPRVRAFVDFLAQKLGGVPPWERR, encoded by the coding sequence ATGGACCGGCTCGGCGACATCGCCCTGTTCCTGCGCGTGCTCGACCTGGGCTCGATCAGCGCGGCCGCACGCAGCCTCGACCTGTCGGTCGCGGTGGCCAGCCAGCGCCTGAAGCGGCTGGAGCGTGACCTCGGCGTGCGCCTGCTGCACCGGACCACCCGCCAGCTGCACCCCACCGCCGAAGGCCTGCTGCTGGCCGAGCAGGGCCGCGTGCTGGTCGAGGACCTGGAGTCGCTGGCCGATGGCCTGCGCAAGGCCGGCAGCGGCGTCGCCGGCACGCTGCGGGTGACGATGTCCTCGACCTTCGGCCGCCTGTACGTCTCGCCGCTGCTGCCCGAGTTCCTCGCCCTGCACCCGGGCGTGCGGGTCAGCGTCGACCTCAACGACCAGAAGGTCGACCTGGTCAGCGCCGGCATGGACCTGGGCATCCGCATCGGCGCGCTGGACGATTCGAGCCTGGTGGCGCGGCGCATCGCCGGCAACCAGCGCGTGCTGTGCGCCTCGCCCGAGTACCTGCGCGCGCACGGGGAACCGCAGGTGCCCGCGGACCTCGCCCGCCACGACTGCCTGCTGCTGGTCGGCGCGCAGGGCCGCAACGACGTGTGGCGGCTGCAGGACGGCGGCCACGAAGTCGCCGTGCGCGTGCAGGGCCGGCTCGAGGCCAACCAGGGCGAACTGCTGCGCGACGCCGCCGTCGCCGGCTTGGGCATCGCCCTGCATTCGACCTGGCACGTCAACGGCGACCTGCGCGCGGGCCGCCTGCGCGTGGTGCTGCCGGGCTACCCGCTTGCCGACACCGGCATCCACGCGGTCATGCCGCAACGGCGGCTGGTGCCGCCGCGCGTGCGCGCCTTCGTCGATTTCCTCGCGCAGAAGCTGGGCGGCGTGCCGCCGTGGGAGCGCAGGTAG
- a CDS encoding tetratricopeptide repeat protein, with product MHSYGVSEVEKLLRLSRATIRSLVAAGFVTPQRGPRNALRFSFRDLIVLRTARALAAAKIPHRRILRALRELRSRLPEEMPLSGLSIGAVADHVVVREGSRHWLAETGQYLLAFEGDPEHGTLRVIEAAAEAPAPADTARLAALERSNAEHALDAYERAVAADPLRLDARINLGRLLHELEHHDDAERTYRDAFAIVRSERNYSDRGDAALLHFNLGVLLDDMDRADEAIAEYENALRVDPELADAHYNLALLYEEQGEARQALRHMSQYRRLTKQQ from the coding sequence ATGCATTCCTACGGCGTGAGCGAGGTCGAGAAGCTGCTACGGCTGTCGCGCGCCACGATCCGTTCCCTCGTCGCCGCCGGTTTCGTCACCCCGCAGCGCGGCCCGCGCAATGCGCTGCGCTTCTCCTTCCGCGACCTGATCGTGCTGCGCACCGCGCGCGCACTGGCCGCGGCGAAGATCCCGCACCGGCGCATCCTGCGCGCCCTGCGCGAGCTGCGCAGCCGCCTGCCGGAGGAAATGCCGCTGTCGGGACTGAGCATCGGCGCGGTCGCCGACCACGTGGTGGTGCGCGAAGGCAGCCGCCACTGGCTGGCGGAAACCGGCCAGTACCTGCTCGCGTTCGAGGGCGACCCGGAACACGGCACGCTGCGGGTGATCGAAGCGGCGGCGGAAGCGCCTGCACCGGCCGACACCGCGCGGCTGGCCGCGCTGGAACGCAGCAACGCCGAACACGCGCTGGACGCCTACGAACGCGCCGTCGCCGCCGATCCACTGCGGCTGGACGCGCGCATCAACCTCGGCCGCCTGCTGCACGAACTGGAACACCACGACGACGCCGAACGCACCTACCGCGACGCGTTCGCCATCGTCCGCTCGGAACGCAACTATTCCGACCGCGGCGATGCCGCCCTGCTCCACTTCAACCTGGGCGTGCTGCTCGACGACATGGACCGCGCCGACGAGGCGATCGCCGAATACGAGAATGCGTTGCGCGTCGATCCCGAACTCGCTGATGCGCACTACAACCTCGCCCTGCTCTACGAGGAACAGGGCGAGGCACGCCAGGCACTGCGGCACATGTCGCAGTACCGACGGCTGACCAAGCAGCAGTAA
- the ku gene encoding non-homologous end joining protein Ku, producing MAARSIASLTVSFGLVAIPVKLYTATESKGGISFNLLHKKCGSRVRYQTMCARENIPIERDEIVKGYEFAKDQYVMFAPDELKALEEVGTHSADIVEFVPIAAIDPVYFDKAYYLAPDKGGAKPYALFAKALREAGRCAIGHWATRGKSYIVMIRPVEDGLVMQQLLYDNEVRSINDLDIPRTEVKPAELKLAQQLIDSQSAETFDPTQYKDDVAARIEAAVQQKVEGEQITLAAEPEGGAQIIDLMEALRASLEKKGGGAAPASKGAAATKAARKPAKRVAALDVEDAAAPAPKRKAAKRTK from the coding sequence ATGGCTGCACGTTCGATCGCGTCACTCACCGTCTCGTTCGGCCTGGTCGCCATTCCGGTGAAGCTGTACACCGCGACCGAGTCCAAGGGCGGCATCTCCTTCAACCTGCTGCACAAGAAGTGCGGCTCGCGCGTGCGCTACCAGACCATGTGCGCGCGCGAGAACATCCCGATCGAGCGCGACGAGATCGTCAAGGGCTACGAGTTCGCCAAGGACCAGTACGTGATGTTCGCGCCGGACGAGCTGAAGGCGCTGGAGGAAGTGGGCACGCACAGCGCGGACATCGTCGAGTTCGTGCCGATCGCGGCGATCGACCCGGTGTACTTCGACAAGGCCTACTACCTCGCGCCGGACAAGGGCGGCGCCAAGCCGTACGCGCTGTTCGCCAAGGCGCTGCGCGAAGCCGGGCGCTGCGCGATCGGGCACTGGGCCACGCGCGGCAAGAGTTACATCGTGATGATCCGCCCGGTCGAGGACGGCCTGGTGATGCAGCAGCTGCTGTATGACAACGAGGTGCGTTCGATCAACGACCTCGACATCCCGCGCACCGAGGTCAAGCCGGCCGAGCTGAAGCTGGCGCAGCAGCTGATCGATTCGCAGAGCGCGGAGACCTTCGATCCGACGCAGTACAAGGACGACGTCGCCGCGCGCATCGAGGCGGCGGTGCAGCAGAAGGTCGAGGGCGAGCAGATCACCCTGGCCGCGGAACCCGAAGGCGGCGCGCAGATCATCGACCTGATGGAAGCGCTGCGCGCGAGCCTGGAGAAGAAGGGCGGCGGCGCTGCGCCTGCAAGCAAGGGCGCGGCCGCGACCAAGGCCGCGCGCAAGCCGGCCAAGCGCGTCGCCGCGCTCGACGTCGAGGACGCCGCGGCGCCGGCGCCGAAGCGCAAGGCCGCCAAACGAACCAAGTAG
- the ligD gene encoding DNA ligase D yields MAKLSEYSAKRRFEATPEPAPAEPTHAGGPLLFVVQQHAATRLHYDFRIECDGVLFSWAVPKGPSPDPADKRMAVFVENHPYDYASFEGVIPPKQYGAGEVIVWDCGVYSPDEGGTCFHDRAEAQRRVREGLAAGKLSLQLRGEKLKGSYALVRTREAKSWLLIKHKDRFVSHDAITAQDRSVLSGLRVRELKFVAPPPRVPASRLVPAGEPSALPVKLAPMLTESTDAAFTREGWCWEPKLDGYRVLACIDGERVQLKSRRGLELATTFPRLAAELREQAGGGTMLLDGEIVAFDADGRPSFNALQNRFQLKSAVDIAAADRSVPTLFFAFDLLHFAGIDLRARPYRERRRYLAQCLLPSQQVQLVHVAADGEAMFAAALASGFEGVVGKRADSRYEAGKRSKAWLKVKPTQSAEFVIGGYTRGKGSRGALGAVLVGYWDGGVLRFVSGVGSGFDARTLDALLQRLQPLQRAKNPFSEKPDLPRPITWVEPQVVAEVEFHEWTDDAHLRAPVFLRLRDDIDARTVQRPHPRLHANTDTAGNTERGTGADTQRNDDIDAVLQQLDTPRKQFDLAIGAHRIHLSNLDRVYWPADAAIEQPALSKRDLLRYLAQVSPLMLPHLADRPLTMIRMPDGIRGQRFFQKHWEQARPGFVEAVTVFSGSKDEQHEYLLCNNLPTLLWLAQSGTLEFHVWHSRAQVGADCVSQSTDYASSLEALEASVLNYPDYVVFDIDPYIYSGKEAKGAEPELNTVAFEKGKEIAFALRELLLGMGLEPIVKTSGKTGLHVFVPIMRTIDFDAARHVSELVSRHLLRQRPKDITMEWSIPKRSGKIFMDHNMNVRGKTLNVAYSPRGEPAAPVSMPLTWDELASAHPLDFRMPGVIKRLSRTGDRWSDALARKQDLAKALQR; encoded by the coding sequence ATGGCGAAGCTCAGCGAATACTCCGCCAAGCGTCGTTTCGAGGCCACCCCCGAGCCGGCACCGGCCGAGCCGACGCACGCCGGCGGCCCGCTGCTGTTCGTGGTGCAGCAGCACGCGGCGACGCGGCTGCATTACGACTTCCGCATCGAATGCGATGGCGTGCTTTTTTCCTGGGCGGTGCCCAAGGGCCCCTCGCCCGATCCCGCCGACAAGCGCATGGCGGTGTTCGTCGAGAACCATCCCTACGACTACGCCTCGTTCGAGGGTGTGATCCCGCCCAAGCAGTACGGCGCGGGCGAGGTGATCGTGTGGGACTGCGGCGTGTACAGCCCGGACGAGGGCGGCACGTGTTTCCACGACCGCGCCGAGGCGCAACGCCGCGTGCGCGAGGGCCTGGCCGCCGGCAAGCTCAGCCTGCAGTTGCGCGGCGAGAAGCTGAAGGGCTCCTACGCGCTGGTGCGCACCAGGGAAGCGAAGAGCTGGCTGCTGATCAAGCACAAGGACCGCTTCGTCTCGCATGACGCCATCACCGCGCAGGACCGCTCGGTGCTGTCGGGCCTGCGCGTGCGCGAACTCAAGTTCGTGGCGCCGCCGCCGCGCGTGCCGGCCTCGCGACTGGTGCCGGCGGGCGAGCCTTCGGCGCTGCCGGTGAAGCTCGCGCCGATGCTGACCGAGAGCACCGACGCCGCGTTCACCCGCGAGGGCTGGTGCTGGGAACCCAAGCTCGACGGCTACCGCGTGCTCGCCTGCATCGACGGCGAGCGCGTGCAGTTGAAGTCGCGGCGCGGGCTGGAACTGGCCACCACGTTTCCGCGCCTGGCCGCGGAGCTGCGCGAACAGGCCGGCGGCGGCACGATGCTGCTCGACGGCGAGATCGTCGCCTTCGATGCGGACGGGCGGCCGTCGTTCAATGCGCTGCAGAACCGTTTCCAGCTGAAATCCGCGGTCGACATCGCCGCCGCGGACCGCAGCGTGCCGACGCTGTTCTTCGCCTTCGACCTGCTGCACTTCGCCGGCATCGACCTGCGCGCGCGGCCGTACCGCGAGCGCCGCCGCTACCTCGCGCAATGCCTACTGCCGTCGCAACAGGTGCAGCTGGTGCACGTCGCGGCCGATGGCGAGGCGATGTTCGCAGCCGCACTGGCCAGCGGCTTCGAAGGCGTGGTCGGCAAGCGCGCGGACAGCCGCTACGAGGCAGGCAAGCGCTCGAAGGCGTGGCTGAAGGTGAAGCCGACGCAGAGCGCGGAGTTCGTGATCGGCGGCTACACGCGCGGCAAGGGTTCGCGCGGCGCGCTCGGCGCGGTGCTGGTCGGCTATTGGGACGGCGGCGTGCTGCGCTTCGTTTCGGGCGTCGGTTCCGGCTTCGACGCGCGCACGCTGGACGCGCTGCTGCAACGGCTGCAGCCACTGCAGCGCGCGAAGAACCCGTTCAGCGAGAAGCCCGACCTGCCCAGACCGATCACCTGGGTCGAGCCGCAAGTGGTGGCCGAGGTCGAGTTCCACGAATGGACCGACGACGCGCACCTGCGCGCGCCGGTGTTCCTGCGCCTGCGCGACGACATCGATGCGCGCACGGTGCAGCGTCCCCACCCGCGCCTGCATGCGAACACGGATACTGCAGGGAACACGGAACGCGGCACCGGCGCGGACACGCAGCGCAACGACGATATCGACGCCGTCCTGCAGCAACTCGACACACCGCGTAAACAGTTCGACCTCGCGATCGGCGCGCACCGCATCCACCTGAGCAACCTCGATCGCGTGTACTGGCCCGCGGACGCCGCGATCGAGCAACCCGCGCTCAGCAAGCGCGACCTGCTGCGCTACCTCGCCCAGGTGTCGCCGCTGATGCTGCCGCACCTTGCCGACCGGCCGCTGACCATGATCCGCATGCCCGACGGCATCCGCGGCCAGCGCTTCTTCCAGAAGCACTGGGAACAGGCGCGCCCGGGCTTCGTCGAGGCGGTCACCGTGTTCTCCGGCAGCAAGGACGAGCAGCACGAGTACCTGCTGTGCAACAACCTGCCGACGCTGCTGTGGCTGGCGCAGTCGGGCACGCTGGAATTCCACGTCTGGCATTCGCGCGCGCAGGTCGGCGCGGACTGCGTGTCGCAATCGACCGACTACGCCAGTTCGCTCGAGGCGCTGGAAGCCTCGGTGCTCAACTACCCCGACTACGTGGTGTTCGACATCGACCCGTACATCTATTCGGGGAAGGAGGCCAAGGGCGCCGAACCCGAGCTCAATACCGTGGCCTTCGAGAAGGGCAAGGAGATCGCGTTCGCCCTGCGCGAGCTGCTGCTGGGCATGGGACTGGAGCCGATCGTGAAGACCTCGGGCAAGACCGGCCTGCATGTTTTTGTCCCGATCATGCGCACGATCGACTTCGATGCGGCCCGCCACGTGTCCGAACTGGTCAGCCGGCACCTGCTGCGGCAACGCCCCAAGGACATCACCATGGAGTGGAGCATCCCTAAACGTAGTGGAAAGATTTTCATGGACCACAACATGAACGTGCGCGGCAAGACCTTGAACGTCGCCTACTCCCCGCGTGGCGAGCCCGCGGCACCGGTGTCGATGCCGTTGACGTGGGACGAACTGGCCTCCGCGCACCCACTCGACTTCCGCATGCCCGGTGTTATAAAGCGCCTGTCACGCACGGGGGATCGCTGGAGCGACGCCCTGGCACGCAAGCAGGATCTGGCGAAGGCACTGCAACGCTAG
- a CDS encoding DUF72 domain-containing protein: MTARRVWAGASGYSFKEWKGSFYPDRIKPEDMLAWYAQRLPTVEINNTFYQMPKASVLTHWAEVVPDGFRFAIKAPRRITHDARLKADAAADSVTYLYRTLETLGDKRGPVLFQLPPFLKKDLPRLQDFLQLLPDGHRAAFEFRNASWFDEEVYTALRATGAALCLSEREDDAPPPLVETAPWGYLRLRLEEYTPADFAQWAQRIAATAWGDTYAYFMHEPTAPGYADALLQIATEPGATP, translated from the coding sequence ATGACAGCACGACGCGTGTGGGCGGGAGCGAGCGGCTATTCCTTCAAGGAATGGAAGGGCAGCTTCTATCCCGACAGGATCAAGCCCGAGGACATGCTCGCCTGGTACGCGCAGCGCCTGCCTACGGTCGAGATCAACAATACCTTCTACCAGATGCCCAAGGCGTCGGTGCTGACGCACTGGGCGGAGGTGGTGCCGGACGGCTTCCGCTTCGCGATCAAGGCGCCGCGGCGGATCACCCACGACGCGCGGCTGAAGGCGGACGCCGCGGCCGACTCCGTCACCTACCTGTACCGCACGCTGGAGACGCTGGGCGACAAGCGCGGGCCGGTGTTGTTCCAGCTGCCGCCGTTCCTGAAGAAGGACCTGCCGCGGCTGCAGGACTTCCTGCAGCTGTTGCCAGACGGGCATCGCGCCGCGTTCGAGTTCCGCAACGCCAGCTGGTTCGACGAGGAGGTGTACACGGCGTTGCGCGCCACCGGCGCCGCGCTGTGCCTGTCCGAACGCGAGGACGACGCGCCGCCGCCGCTGGTCGAAACCGCACCCTGGGGCTACCTGCGCCTGCGGCTGGAGGAGTACACGCCGGCCGATTTCGCGCAGTGGGCGCAGCGCATCGCCGCGACGGCGTGGGGCGATACCTACGCCTACTTCATGCACGAACCGACCGCGCCGGGGTACGCCGATGCGCTGCTGCAAATCGCGACGGAACCCGGAGCGACACCATGA
- a CDS encoding alpha/beta hydrolase family protein: MSSAQPVRIPIDAEQSVSGLLLAPADARAAYVFAHGAGAGMAHAVMEAVAQGLAARGIATLRYQFPYMERASRRPDTPRVAHAAVRAAVAAAGRVWPELPLFAGGKSFGARMTSQAQADTPLPGVRGLAFLGFPLHPAGQPSDERAAHLAQVQVPMLFLQGTRDELATLELLRPVVERLGTRATLRPFADADHSFHVPARSGRKDAEVLGELLDAMAGWIVGLA; this comes from the coding sequence ATGAGCAGCGCCCAACCCGTACGCATCCCGATCGATGCGGAGCAGAGCGTGTCCGGCCTGTTGCTGGCGCCAGCGGACGCGCGCGCGGCGTACGTGTTCGCGCACGGGGCCGGCGCGGGCATGGCGCATGCGGTCATGGAGGCCGTGGCGCAGGGCCTGGCGGCGCGCGGGATCGCCACCCTGCGCTACCAGTTCCCCTACATGGAGCGCGCTTCGCGCCGTCCGGACACGCCGCGGGTCGCGCATGCGGCGGTCCGCGCCGCGGTGGCCGCCGCGGGCCGCGTGTGGCCGGAGCTGCCCCTGTTCGCCGGTGGCAAGTCGTTCGGCGCGCGCATGACCTCGCAGGCGCAGGCCGACACGCCGTTGCCGGGTGTGCGCGGGCTGGCGTTCCTCGGTTTCCCGCTACACCCGGCCGGCCAGCCGTCGGACGAACGTGCCGCGCACCTGGCGCAGGTGCAGGTGCCGATGCTGTTCCTGCAAGGCACGCGCGATGAACTGGCGACGCTGGAGTTGCTGCGTCCGGTGGTGGAGCGGTTGGGTACTCGCGCGACGTTGCGTCCGTTCGCCGACGCCGATCATTCCTTCCATGTGCCGGCGCGCAGCGGGCGCAAAGATGCCGAGGTGCTCGGTGAGCTACTGGATGCGATGGCGGGTTGGATCGTGGGTTTGGCCTGA